In one Rhopalosiphum padi isolate XX-2018 chromosome 3, ASM2088224v1, whole genome shotgun sequence genomic region, the following are encoded:
- the LOC132925066 gene encoding uncharacterized protein LOC132925066 — protein sequence MDDVIAAAATVIVLSCSKVLIDQKQKKRRARRWWMTSLNRSRERYNASHMLQALRTEKSGKFLNFCRMSSEDFEIILTKIGPKIRKQDTNMRKAITIQERLAVTLRFLATGDSFVSLEYLFKISHQSISLIVPEVCLAIIDALKDEIKLPKSQEEWKTIANGFQRHWDFPHCVGAVDGKHVLLQAPFNSESMFFNYKKSFSIILMAFVNSEYFFTFVDVGAQGRMNDSGVYANTSIYRKIIRNELLLPPPEPLLQRHKEMPYVFISDDAFPMSSTLLKPYRGNHPKGSLERIFNYRLCRARRVVENVFGILASVFRVFRSPMLLQPDKATLICMTCCLLHNFLRRSATSRKNYTPPGTFDYEEDGELIPGTWRNDLQGMASFNSLINKPRKPSEEAKDIRREFGEYCMTSRAVEWQNYID from the exons atggatGACGTAATTGCAGCTGCAGCCACTGTAATTGTTTTATCTTGTAGTAAGGTATTGATTGatcaaaaacagaaaaaaagacGTGCAAGGAGGTGGTGGATGACTTCATTAAATAGAAGTAGAGAACG ATATAATGCCTCACATATGCTCCAGGCTCTAAGGACAGAAAAATCAGGAAAATTTCTAAACTTCTGTCGAATGTCGTCCGaagattttgaaattattcttACAAAAATTGGACCGAAAATAAGAAAACAAGATACTAACATGAGGAAGGCAATAACAATTCAAGAGCGTTTAGCAGTCACTCTTCGATTTCTGGCTACAGGTGATAGCTTTGTAAGCTTGGAATATCTATTTAAGATATCACATCAATCAATAAGCCTTATCGTACCGGAAGTTTGCCTAGCTATTATTGATGCGCTGAAAGATGAAATAAAA cTACCTAAATCACAGGAGGAATGGAAAACAATAGCAAATGGGTTTCAACGTCATTGGGATTTCCCACATTGCGTTGGAGCAGTTGATGGAAAGCATGTACTATTGCAAGCTCCATTTAATAGTGAATCTATGTTCTTCAACTACAAGAAGTCATTCAGCATTATACTCATGGCATTTGTTAACtcggaatatttttttacatttgttgATGTTGGCGCGCAAGGAAGAATGAACGATTCAGGTGTGTATGCTAACACGAGTATTTATCGTAAAATAATTCGTAACGAACTTCTGCTTCCACCACCCGAGCCCTTATTACAACGACACAAGGAGATGCcatatgtttttataagtgACGATGCGTTTCCTATGAGTAGTACTCTTCTGAAACCTTACAGAGGAAATCATCCTAAAGGAAGTTTAGAACGGATTTTCAATTACCGCTTGTGTCGCGCACGTAGAGTTGTGGAAAATGTGTTTGGTATTTTAGCATCAGTTTTCCGAGTATTCAGATCACCTATGTTACTACAACCTGATAAAGCTACTTTAATATGTATGACATGCTGTTTACTTCATAATTTTCTACGAAGAAGCGCAACATCAAGAAAAAACTATACCCCACCTGGTACTTTCGATTATGAAGAGGATGGTGAATTGATTCCCGGAACATGGCGCAATGATCTACAAGGGATGGCATCTTTCAATTCACTGATTAACAAACCTAGAAAACCCTCCGAGGAAGCAAAGGATATTCGGCGAGAGTTTGGAGAATACTGTATGACAAGTAGAGCAGTAGAATggcaaaattatattgattag